Part of the Cyprinus carpio isolate SPL01 chromosome A1, ASM1834038v1, whole genome shotgun sequence genome is shown below.
cacacacggGCTGAGGGAGGGAGGAGACAGGCGTTTAGTCAGTGGCAGATGGTGTGTAAGGGTCTGGTCGCGTCTGAAGGCGTACCGTAGACCCCCTTCAGTGACTGTCCCCCGAGGGGCTTCACAATCAATGAAAAACGAAAGCGCAAAGAAAGGCAAGAACAAGAAGCGAGCGAGCCGGGCTTGAGTTAGTCTACTACAGGCTCCAACACTTCAACTACAGGCTACTTTCTTCATTGCTAGTTCATTCCACAGGAGAGAATCAACGAGCAAAACAACCGGACCAAAGTTGTGACTCAACTTAAGCGCTCATTTTTGCCTTGTATACTCCAAAaagtataaaactaaaaaaataaaaaataaagtaaaaaaatcacatgaaaaatgaaagaaaagtaaaagtaaaaacaatgtaaacataatacagtaaaacctgTAAACTGGTTACCtttaagttacaaaatattactaaatatatatatggaaataaatacatttgtaaatagcCTATAATGTATTGTGAAATGTGCATTAAATGCAATTTTGACTTCTATActttttctttataatatatatatatatatatatatatatatatatatatatatatatatatatataaagaataagaAGAAATTACAATTAACtactaagaaaaaaatacttaaaattaaaattacaaaaataatatacaaaaatacaaaatcataaataaaaagtacatgaATCAcccgttttttttgttttttttataaaggaaAACATGCAAAATCGCATTTGTTGAGCTTTATTAAAAAGCATATCTGCATTGGTGTGTTGTATATTGCATTATTGGTTGTTTAATCGGTGTATACTGCATtatggttgtgttgtgtgttataCTGATGGCGTTTTTATGGGTCACACTTTGTATGTTACTGATCAAAGTTGCTGCCGGTGAGGCCAATTTGATCAACTTTAAGTCATCATGTGACCTTCTATGTTCCACCTGTGTTGTCATCAGAAAGTTTTGCAGTTATAAatgaatgcaaatatatatatatatatatatatatatatatatatatatatatatatataagattggCTTGGTATTTTAACATTAGCCTATATCTTTAATGGCATATGCAATTAGTAAAATATGCAGTATACATTTAGAACATTATCACAtttgtttacagtaaaaatgcacagactgtttttttaaataataaaacagagcAGTGTAGAAACACAGAAACCTTAACTAGTACTAaaaatataggatatatatatatatatatatatatatatatatatatatatatatatatatatatatatatatatatatatatatatatatttgatgggAAAAATAGTAACGAAACTATAAAGTAGcagaagtgttaaactcacacaGGTAGTAAATACAGAAAAAGAGGAATGCCATCTTTTCCAGCTCTAATGTCCCACCCTTGCCTCCTGCGACCAGCAAAGTTTCACTAAGAAtccatttttttccattctatGATGTCAGAAAATTTGGCTCATTTAAAGGTTGGTGGATTAGAAATACAGAAAGAGCTCAAAGCATATCTTAACATAGTGATGTAATTTGTCTCACTTGTGTTTGGTTACTATGGACCTCAGGCGAAAAGCTTTTGTGCTTAAGAAAATCGCACTTAAATGAACGACCAAATTAACACCCCCCTCCACCACACCCACCACCAGCGCACACGCGCAAATctgcctctttttttcttttgcgcacacacacacacactatttcacACAACGAATACTGGCTTGGAAAAAATCGGCTAATGTAAGACAACAGTCCGGCATCGAAGACGTTCAAAAGAccagcaaaaacaaacatatatttatttaaataggctGCTGAGAATGGAACGATAAGGAGGCGATTTGCTTGTTTTTGTGGGGCTCCGTGGATCGCCCGATTATAAGAATGGTAGCGCAGGTGCTGCCTGAATTACCATACAGCTGAGAGCAAACTTATTCGGCCTGCACACAATAGCGGAGCGCCCCGGGGATGGCCACgcgagcaacacacacacacacacacacacacacacacacacacacactcatgcacacacgcgcgcgcgcttCGGACTCTTTTACCGCACGTGTTTAatacactcacgcacacacacactcacacagcggAAAAAGGAAAGCAAGTGGAGAATTTGGCCTCCATACAAATGATGCGTATTCTTTTGTGAGTTTGCCTGACGCACACACAGTAGCCCGAGGAATGTTTTAGACACAAATCAGGAGACTCACTGAAGCAGGAAACGCAAAGGGAAGTAGACATTTGCTGAAAACTTTTTGAGGATTTTATTCCTCAGATGTGCTGGAAGTGAACTTTTAGATAAGTTTAAATATGCCAAAAACACACGTGAATAAACgaacacagaacacaaaactATCAGGTATTTTTGTGTCGCATTGTATGTGTTTTCTAATGCAAATAATCTATCTATAGGCCTAATAAATAATCTAACGTCTAAATCTTCAAGTTGTAAATTACCGTCGCTTTTACGCACACACAGCAGCGCTGATGTGTTTAGGAGAGGTTGGTTGGTAGGGGCTGGTTGCAAGGGAGCCGCATTGTAAAGCGTGGGACAGATTGGGGGTAGTGGTTCATTAGCATATTATTACCCCGGCATGTGGCACTCCGTATAAAGCTGGCGGCAGGCGGCCTCGCTCCAGATACAAACGCACAGTGTCCACGGGAGAAGGACGTGAGGAGGGATGTTGGACCAGTGACGAACTCTGGTTTATAATCAGACCAAGAAGGAACTATAAGAATACACACGAGCATCTTTTCGACTTTTCTTCTCCGACTTCTGAGGATTATATCATTCCGACGGAATTCAACAAGTCCTTTTATTTTAATCTGGgacttttcagtttgtttttgacACACTTTTTCGGTGAAGAACTGGGGATTCTGTTGCTTTGTGCGCACTTGACATGAAAGGGAAATGCGTTCACGCTCAGTCTCTTTTGAAAGCAAGCCTCTTCCAATGAATCAGTGGGTGAAAAGAAAAGGCTTTTAATACGAGGGATCCCCTGGCTGATCTGGGAGCAGCCAAGTTGCTCAAAGACtttcaaaaaactatttatttattatttattcatcatggGACGCTACTTACTGTTGCTCTTCTCCATCATGTACATGCTGCTCTGCCAGGTAAGACTGACTTCTCACTCTTGTCTGAATCTAAAGCAATGTGTTTACTGCTATGACATTTAGATCTAATATTCAAACACTGATTGTTCTCCAGGCGTCTTCCTCAGGCGTCTTTGAGCTGAAGTTGCAGGAGTTTTTGAACAAGAAGGGTGTGCAAGGCAACAAGAACTGCTGCAAAGGTGGACTGACCACACCGTACCAGCAATGCGAGTGCAAAACTTTTTTCCGCATCTGCTTAAAACATTATCAGCCCAATGCATCTCCAGAGCCACCCTGCACCTACGGAGGCACCGTCACCCCTGTGCTGGGCTCCAACTCTTTCCAAGTGCCAGATACCTTACCTGATGGCTCTTTCACCAATCCCATCAGGATGAATTTCGGTTTCACGTGGCCGGTGAGTACTGGTGCATTGACTTTTGACTTTGAGAAGTAATTCAGAAGTAATGTTCAGCTCATTCTCTGATGGACAAATCTgttttttgctattgcagggaACCTTTTCTCTTATCATCGAAGCAGTGCATGCTGATTCCAAAGAGGATCTGACAACAGGTATGTGGTTTCATAACAGAAAAAGAatgttaatatgaatatttttgaaCACCATGactgaaaatcattttctatGCAGAAAACCCAGAGCGCATCATCAGTACCATGACCACACAGCGGCACTTGACTGTGGGTGAGGACTGGTCCCAGGACCTGCACAGCGTAGGTCGAACCGAGCTCAAGTACTCCTACCGCTTTGTATGTGATGAGCACTACTATGGCGAGGGATGCTCTGTGTTCTGCCGGCCCAGAGATGATGCATTCGGTCATTTCACCTGTGGAGAACGTGGAGAAATCATCTGCGATGCCGGCTGGAAGGGCCAGTACTGCACAGAACGTGagtaaaaatattgtatattaatatagtaaaaattgcataaaatccCATCACATTCCCTTAATGTAATGTTGTTTGTTTGAAAAAGTAAACCCAGATTTGAAAACACTGCATGCAACTTATTtagaaaagagagggagaaaaagcaAAGTTAACGGTTACGAACAACTTGTAACTAATACCCCCGCCCCCCCACACTCACACTACCCCTTCCAACCCACTCTCCCAACACACCACTTGATTTATTCCAGTCGGGAGGAGGAAAGTTTTTAGGAATAATCTCACGCGTGCCATAAATTTACATGCTGGCGTCCGATTGGTTGCTCCCAGAGTGGACCGGCTGCTGATTGGCTGGCGTAGGGGAGGTATTGTTTGAAGTGGGCAGCTGCCGGGAGTGCGCAGACAATGGAGCAGCTGTCGCCCGCTGGCCGCGCATACACCAGCTGTCCACTCTTATCTTCCCTACCCGGAGACATTGAGAGcacaggagggaaaaaaaagttttgacccACAGTGAAGAGAGGGAGGAAAGAAGGGTCCCCTTGTTTGTGAGAACCCTATTGTTGTCATGTGTTAAGCAGAAATTCTTCAGTGGTGATTAGGAGATTTGAGTATTTTTTAGCAAGAGAGAACGCTAATAGGTTTAAGTGACCCCTCCTCCCTCTTCATCTGACATAAAATGTCCTAGTTAGGATTTTTGgaaaacaaagttaaaataagaaaatgtgcCTCCATGATCCTAATGCAGGTGTTTTGTCCTCCTTACAGCAATTTGCCTCCCAGGATGCGATGAGGAGCACGGCTTCTGCGAGAAACCTGGAGAGTGCAAGTATGTGTATTTCAGTGTTTATGTCATTAGCTATTGAAATCACCTTCAGGATTGATTTTCTAATTggatgatttgtttattttgtgcatcAGGTGCAGAGTGGGCTTTAAAGGCCGCTACTGTGATGAGTGCATACGTTACCCAGGATGCCTTCATGGAACCTGCCAGCAACCATGGCAATGCAACTGCCAGGAAGGCTGGGGTGGCCTCTTCTGCAACCAAGGTAAGAAAGCGAGCTGAGCGAAAGAGACACAAAAGATCAAAGAAAAGCATTTAGAATGGCCTTGGAAGACTAAACGACACAAGGATGTTTGGTAGAGAGGAGAGAGGCTCACTGAAAGATAGATATGGGATAAACGTTTGAgtttgcagcagctgtccagctGCGGTCCAGCCATGTGTCACTGCTTTGGGTCGGATTAATCCACATGTGCTCAACATATGTCCGCCTCTGTTACAGATCTGAACTACTGCACACATCATAAGCCCTGCCTGAATGGAGCCACTTGTAGTAACACCGGTCAGGGCAGCTACACCTGTTCCTGTCGGCCAGGATTCACGGGAGCCAGCTGTGAGATCGAGGTCAATGAATGCACAGGAAACCCCTGCCGCAATGGAGGAAGCTGCACTGTGAGTGTAAATGtttgcaaacatgtaaattagACTTGGCCACTATGTACAAACCAATGCTTTTGCATTAAAACACTCGTTCTTGTTCTTTTGCTAAGCATCGTGTTCCTTTTGCGTTTACAGGACATGGAGAATACCTACAGCTGTACCTGTCCTCCTGGCTTCTATGGCAACAACTGCGAGCTTAGTGCCATGACGTGTGCAGATGGTCCATGCTTTAATGGTGGACGCTGTGCAGACAACCCTGACGGTGGTTACTTCTGCCAGTGTCCCACAGGATTCGCAGGGTTCAACTGTGAGAAGAAGATCGACCATTGCTCCTCCAGTCCATGCTCTAATGGTATGATGCACTTTTGAATTTGAACTTCATGAATCTTTGTGATCAAAAGTTGTCCAGAATCTCATTCTCTTCGTTTTTCGATCCTCAGGTGCACGCTGCGTCGACCTGGTGAACTCATACTTGTGCCAGTGTCCCGAAGGGTTCACAGGTATGAACTGCGATCGTGCCGGGGATGAGTGCTCACTGTATCCTTGCCAAAATGGCGGGACTTGTCAGGAAGGGGCCAGCGGTTACATCTGCACGTGCCCACCTGGATACACAGGACGAAACTGCAGCTCACCTGTGAGCCGCTGCCAACACAACCCCTGCCATAATGGCGCCACCTGCCACGAGAGGAACAACCGCTACGTGTGCGCTTGCGTTCCGGGATACGGAGGACGCAACTGCCAGTTCTTGCTTCCGGACAGAGCGTCCCAAATTGGCAGCGACATTCCCTGGACTGCCGTGGGATCAGGAGTCCTGCTGGTGCTGTTGTTGGTAGTCGCATGCGCCGTGGTGGTGGTTTGTGTTCGCTCGAAGGTTCAGCAGCGCCGACGGGATAGGGAGGAGGAGGTCGCCAATGGGGAAAACGAAACGATCAACAACCTCACAAACAACTGTCACCGTGACAAAGACCTGGCCGTAAGTGTCATCGGGGCAGCACCTTTAAAGAACATCAACAAGAAGATTGATTTTCACAGTGATCACGACGACGTGAGCATGACAACAGAGAAGGAGAAGAGGACCTATAAGACACGACATGCGCCTGCAGACTACAACCTGGTGCATGAAGTAAAATATGAAGTGAAGCATGAGGTGAAACTGGAGCACGCTGGAAAGGAGATGGCAGCAAAGGAGTTGTCCGATAGCTGCGATGATGTAAAGTGCCAATCTCTGCAGGATTCTTCGGAATTTGAGGAGAAGCGCAGGAAACGTCtgaaaaggtaaaaaaatgtgtttgagtaTTCTTGTCCCAAATAATTTCTTTGAATATTTACTCAGTGTCCTCTCAAATTTAGGCATCACTAACATGCTACTCTCTTTTTTCGTTACAGTGATGCGTCAGAAAAGTCCAAATATTCAGAGTCAAGGTATTCTGAATCAAAGTATTCTGAATCAAAGTACTCAGAATCAAAGTATTCAGAATCAAAGTATTCCGATTCGCTGTATTCCGAGCCAATGTGCGTCGGCATGTGCATCGGCATCCACGTCGGCTTGTGTCGACACCAAATACAAATCCGTCATGGTGATGTCGGAGGAAAAAGACGAATGTGTAATCGCAACTGAGGTGAGTGTCACATGTAGTTGACTTTACATTATGCAAAGAAAGTATGTCCATTTAGCATTCTTACGTTGATTCTGAGAACTAACAGAGGTTTTGTTGTCTTTTCCCTTTTCCCATCTCAGGTGTAATGGGCCTGCAGGAAGCCGATGCTCATTGTGTCCTATGGGAGACATTTTGAACTCCCTAAGAAAATGCTGCTGCTCGAAACCTTAGGTGGAAATGTCCCACCTCATGACTACTGCTGCTGAGAAACTAAGACTGATTGACTGATATTCAGGATGAGCTGGTTCTCTGTACTGAAAGAGGCACAGGCAGTGGTGGCCTGTAGGCTTGGAAACTTGTGGAAATAATAATGGTGGCAGGAGTGTCATTAAAATTTCAAACGTAGTTGTAAAATTGACCTGTAAAGCCATTTTTAAGGTGTTGGACAATATGTgtccatatttaaatgttttttaacgtGGGTTCATCACAC
Proteins encoded:
- the LOC122146088 gene encoding delta-like protein A, with the protein product MGRYLLLLFSIMYMLLCQASSSGVFELKLQEFLNKKGVQGNKNCCKGGLTTPYQQCECKTFFRICLKHYQPNASPEPPCTYGGTVTPVLGSNSFQVPDTLPDGSFTNPIRMNFGFTWPGTFSLIIEAVHADSKEDLTTENPERIISTMTTQRHLTVGEDWSQDLHSVGRTELKYSYRFVCDEHYYGEGCSVFCRPRDDAFGHFTCGERGEIICDAGWKGQYCTEPICLPGCDEEHGFCEKPGECKCRVGFKGRYCDECIRYPGCLHGTCQQPWQCNCQEGWGGLFCNQDLNYCTHHKPCLNGATCSNTGQGSYTCSCRPGFTGASCEIEVNECTGNPCRNGGSCTDMENTYSCTCPPGFYGNNCELSAMTCADGPCFNGGRCADNPDGGYFCQCPTGFAGFNCEKKIDHCSSSPCSNGARCVDLVNSYLCQCPEGFTGMNCDRAGDECSLYPCQNGGTCQEGASGYICTCPPGYTGRNCSSPVSRCQHNPCHNGATCHERNNRYVCACVPGYGGRNCQFLLPDRASQIGSDIPWTAVGSGVLLVLLLVVACAVVVVCVRSKVQQRRRDREEEVANGENETINNLTNNCHRDKDLAVSVIGAAPLKNINKKIDFHSDHDDVSMTTEKEKRTYKTRHAPADYNLVHEVKYEVKHEVKLEHAGKEMAAKELSDSCDDVKCQSLQDSSEFEEKRRKRLKSDASEKSKYSESRYSESKYSESKYSESKYSESKYSDSLYSEPMCVGMCIGIHVGLCRHQIQIRHGDVGGKRRMCNRN